In Hyla sarda isolate aHylSar1 chromosome 9, aHylSar1.hap1, whole genome shotgun sequence, the following proteins share a genomic window:
- the RPL39 gene encoding 60S ribosomal protein L39, translating to MSSHKTFRIKRFLAKKQKQNRPIPQWIRMKTGNKIRYNSKRRHWRRTKLGL from the exons ATG TCGTCCCACAAGACGTTCAGAATCAAAAGGTTTCTTGCCAAGAAGCAGAAACAGAATAGGCCAATCCCACAGTGGATCCGAATGAAGACTGGCAATAAGATCAG GTATAACTCCAAGAGGAGACACTGGAGAAGGACCAAGCTCGGCCTGTAA